In Procambarus clarkii isolate CNS0578487 chromosome 6, FALCON_Pclarkii_2.0, whole genome shotgun sequence, one DNA window encodes the following:
- the LOC138355560 gene encoding uncharacterized protein — MQQKKEKEEKKEEEKEEENGKSSSSSSINITNISNSKSSSSSSINITNISNSKSSSSSSINITNISSSKSSSINITNISSSKSSSSSSSSNITNISSSKSSSSNITNISNSKSSSSIQKRQKLEKQQHFVNGAPQWIGLQRARAKTKISIVLSSEERASEETTKEVQERASGRKLF; from the exons ATGCAGcagaagaaggagaaggaggagaagaaggaagaggagaaggaagaggagaatgg caaaagcagcagcagcagcagcattaataTTACTAACATAAGCAACagcaaaagcagcagcagcagcagcattaataTTACTAACATAAGCAACagcaaaagcagcagcagcagcagcattaatattactaacatcagcagcagcaaaagcagcagcaTTAATATTACTAACATAagcagcagcaaaagcagcagcagcagcagcagcagcaatattactaacatcagcagcagcaaaagcagcagcagcaatattacTAACATAAGCAACagcaaaagcagcagcagcattcAAAAAAGGCAAAAGCTTGAGAAGCAGCAACACTTTGTAAACGGGGCACCTCAGTGGATAGGTTTACAAAGGGCACGAGCAAAGACAAAAATCTCCATCGTTCTTTCTAGCGAGGAACGGGCATCAGAGGAGACGACAAAGGAGGTACAAGAGAGAGCGAGTGGGAGAAAACTCTTTTAG